One window from the genome of Pedobacter schmidteae encodes:
- a CDS encoding GNAT family N-acetyltransferase: MNRHHPILLEDKSKLSEIYQLRVKAWQPHGVITAQTHPDGYFDHLDDLALHWVIEVSNKIIGAARLNILSDTNDLPCPGTFKRVVDFKAGESFVFYSRLIVDPEYQGYNMSALLDKARVDFIRQQAEIKKVIATAGERRAVKLEAYGFMVLDKVLPADDYKSMDRFDTYIIQMLNE, from the coding sequence ATGAATCGGCATCATCCCATTTTACTGGAAGACAAAAGTAAATTAAGTGAGATCTATCAACTGCGGGTAAAAGCCTGGCAGCCGCATGGCGTTATAACGGCTCAGACTCATCCGGATGGATATTTTGACCATCTGGATGACCTTGCCTTGCATTGGGTAATAGAGGTGAGCAATAAAATCATTGGGGCTGCCAGGTTAAATATCTTATCCGATACGAATGATTTACCCTGTCCGGGCACTTTTAAAAGGGTGGTTGATTTTAAGGCCGGTGAATCCTTTGTTTTTTATTCGAGATTAATTGTTGATCCTGAGTATCAGGGCTATAATATGAGTGCTTTACTGGATAAAGCGCGTGTGGATTTTATAAGGCAGCAGGCAGAAATTAAAAAGGTAATTGCTACAGCGGGGGAACGAAGGGCAGTTAAGCTGGAAGCGTATGGCTTTATGGTTCTGGATAAGGTGCTTCCAGCGGACGATTATAAATCAATGGATAGGTTTGATACTTATATTATACAAATGCTAAATGAGTGA
- a CDS encoding SemiSWEET family transporter, with protein sequence MSDLFIQFIAVMTVVGSIAIKLVGIPDQIRMLLKTNEVGNISLLNYWLSLITYFFWTIHGMIKQDLVIIIAQSLGVITTGILLAIIFRIKRKKKQHGMTIHLSDENKGY encoded by the coding sequence ATGAGTGATCTTTTTATACAGTTCATTGCGGTGATGACGGTGGTGGGCTCAATTGCTATCAAACTGGTCGGGATACCTGATCAGATCAGAATGTTATTAAAAACCAATGAGGTGGGGAATATTTCTTTATTAAATTATTGGCTGAGCCTGATTACCTATTTCTTTTGGACCATTCATGGTATGATTAAGCAGGATTTGGTAATTATTATTGCGCAATCGCTTGGTGTGATAACCACAGGTATATTGCTAGCGATAATCTTCAGGATAAAAAGAAAAAAGAAGCAACATGGGATGACGATTCATTTGTCTGATGAAAATAAGGGTTATTAA